A single window of Venturia canescens isolate UGA chromosome 3, ASM1945775v1, whole genome shotgun sequence DNA harbors:
- the LOC122408071 gene encoding uncharacterized protein translates to MLLPQIADEHDADILILCEPYRRRTTQTYITNETETTAIWVRGATQSRVSNRGVGDDYVWAKVGAVTYVSVYLTPNCTAAEFERKVALLEDGIRDLPGDVVVAGDLNARAIEWGMTETNRRGRLLLEMAARLDLAVVNTGHTPTYRRPGFGDSIPDVTLTSDELKDAETAGRIVDGLFPTHPIRTNATDDADVPAPPVFVAEELTRATKAMKSGKAPGPDGVPAEILRLVARLRPEILLDLYNTCLTTGTFSGRWKEARLVLIPKGRGDPNTPSAYRPLSLLDTTGKLYEQLLRPRLTDAMQAGGGLSDLQFGFRRGRSTIGAIQKVVDSFLELDRHCHAARPIVLLATLDIRNAFNSARWVDILEALKSNFGIPPYLARVVEDYLKNRRITYETIEGQVTRQVTAGVAQGSILGPDFWNGLYDSLLRLEMPLGVILVAYADDVAAVITERSPELAQLKLNQTMRRVGRWMTDHGLQLATEKTELTLLTRRRIQTILPMRVGAHETETKGEVKYLGTSLGFVYTVTTDGHEFIGVKQNAFCETTFARLLRSTEDRLRSRRFILMQDNARPHTAIVTRRFLEGHDITVLRHPAVSPDLNPIEHVWDIMGRRLRREYPNLLNLAELEQALVRIWRTIPQAVIRRCINMTDRLNAVIQGRGGHTRF, encoded by the exons ATGCTCCTACCACAGATAGCAGACGAACACGACGCGGACATCCTGATCCTGTGTGAACCATACAGGAGAAGGACGACTCAGACGTACATTACGAACGAGACAGAGACCACAGCTATCTGGGTAAGGGGTGCCACCCAATCCCGAGTCTCTAACCGCGGTGTCGGGGACGATTACGTCTGGGCTAAAGTCGGCGCTGTCACTTACGTCAGCGTCTACTTGACACCCAACTGCACCGCGGCCGAGTTCGAGAGGAAGGTGGCACTACTAGAAGACGGTATCAGGGACCTGCCCGGGGACGTCGTCGTTGCGGGGGACCTCAACGCGAGGGCGATCGAGTGGGGAATGACGGAAACGAACAGACGTGGACGACTGCTGCTGGAGATGGCCGCAAGGCTGGACCTAGCAGTGGTCAATACGGGACATACGCCGACGTACAGACGACCAGGATTTGGAGACTCCATCCCGGACGTGACGCTGACGTCGGACG aactcaaagacgcCGAAACAGCAGGACGGATTGTTGACGGATTGTTTCCGACGCACCCGATACGGACGAACGCGACGGACGACGCTGACGTGCCGGCGCCCCCCGTCTTTGTCGCTGAGGAGCTCACCAGAGCAACGAAGGCGATGAAGAGTGGTAAGGCGCCGGGACCAGACGGAGTACCGGCTGAGATCCTCCGGCTCGTGGCTCGCCTACGGCCGGAGATACTTCTCGACCTGTACAACACGTGCTTGACGACAGGAACGTTCAGCGGTCGGTGGAAAGAGGCGAGGCTCGTCCTTATCCCGAAAGGTAGGGGCGACCCTAACACGCCCTCGGCCTACCGACCGTTGAGTTTACTTGACACGACAGGTAAACTCTACGAACAACTACTGAGACCGAGACTGACGGACGCGATGCAGGCCGGAGGGGGTCTCTCCGACCTGCAGTTCGGTTTCAGGAGGGGTCGATCGACGATTGGAGCAATCCAAAAGGTGGTTGACTCTTTCCTGGAACTGGACAGACACTGCCACGCAGCCCGACCTATCGTGCTGCTAGCGACACTGGACATCAGGAATGCTTTCAACTCGGCCAGGTGGGTGGATATCTTGGAGGCGCTGAAAAGCAACTTCGGGATCCCACCTTACTTGGCTCGGGTTGTGGAGGATTACCTGAAAAACAGACGTATAACGTACGAGACGATAGAAGGACAGGTAACGAGACAGGTCACCGCTGGGGTTGCCCAGGGGTCGATACTGGGACCTGACTTCTGGAATGGCTTATACGACAGCTTGCTTCGGCTGGAGATGCCGCTCGGAGTGATCCTCGTCGCCTACGCTGATGACGTAGCGGCGGTGATTACAGAGCGATCTCCGGAACTAGCACAGTTGAAGTTGAACCAGACCATGAGACGAGTTGGACGTTGGATGACAGACCACGGACTGCAACTCGCAACGGAAAAGACGGAACTGACGCTCCTTACGAGAAGACGCATACAGACGATACTGCCCATGAGAGTGGGAGCACACGAGACGGAGACCAAGGGGGAAGTCAAGTACCTTGGG ACGAGTCTCGGTTTTGTCTATACGGTGACGACAGACGGCCACGAGTTTATCGGCGTCAAGCAGAACGCTTTTTGCGAAACTACGTTCGCCCGATTGTTGCGTTCAACGGAGGATCG ACTACGTTCACGAAGATTCATTTTGATGCAGGATAATGCTCGTCCTCACACAGCGATTGTCACAAGACGTTTTCTTGAGGGTCATGACATCACTGTTTTGAGGCATCCAGCAGTGAGCCCCGATTTGAATCCGATTGAACATGTCTGGGATATCATGGGTCGTCGTTTGCGACGGGAGTACCCCAATTTGCTGAACTTAGCTGAGTTAGAGCAAGCTCTTGTGCGAATTTGGAGGACTATTCCTCAAGCGGTGATAAGAAGATGCATCAATATGACGGACAGATTGAACGCCGTAATCCAGGGCCGTGGTGGACATACGCGTTTTTGA